A window from Manis javanica isolate MJ-LG chromosome 10, MJ_LKY, whole genome shotgun sequence encodes these proteins:
- the NXPH4 gene encoding neurexophilin-4 produces the protein MRLHPEWLLLLFGPWLLRKEVSAQVPESGRPQYLELRPAAAGGGTPGHQLPAPKSSQGLGTTGSWSWAWPSNHTGALSRAGAAGTLPAQRAKRKPSIKAARSKKIFGWGDFYFRVHTLKFSLLVTGKIVDHVNGTFSVYFRHNSSSLGNLSVSIVPPSKRVEFGGVWLPGPAPHPLQSTLALEGVLPGLAPPLGIAASGPGLGGTLGGSLAGPFGGALGVPGAKESRAFNCHVEYEKTNRARKHRPCLYDPSQVCFTEHTQSQAAWLCAKPFKVICIFVSFLSFDYKLVQKVCPDYNFQSEHPYFG, from the exons ATGCGGCTGCACCCGGAATGGCTTCTCTTGCTCTTTGGCCCTTGGCTTCTAAGGAAG GAGGTCAGCGCCCAGGTACCAGAGTCCGGGAGGCCGCAGTACCTGGAGCTGCGTCCCGCCGCGGCCGGAGGGGGCACTCCCGGCCACCAGCTTCCAGCGCCGAAATCTTCCCAAGGCCTGGGCACCACCGGCTCCTGGAGCTGGGCCTGGCCCTCTAACCACACGGGGGCTCTGTCCCGGGCGGGGGCGGCTGGGACGTTGCCCGCGCAGCGCGCCAAGAGAAAGCCGTCTATCAAAGCGGCCCGCTCCAAAAAGATCTTCGGCTGGGGGGATTTCTACTTTCGGGTGCACACCCTCAAGTTCTCGCTGCTGGTGACGGGCAAGATCGTGGATCACGTGAACGGTACCTTCAGCGTGTACTTCCGCCACAACTCGTCCAGTCTGGGTAATCTCAGCGTCAGTATAGTGCCGCCCTCTAAGCGTGTGGAGTTCGGGGGCGTCTGGCTGCCGGGGCCCGCGCCCCACCCTCTGCAGTCTACGCTGGCTCTGGAAGGAGTGCTCCCTGGGCTGGCGCCCCCGCTGGGGATTGCGGCCTCGGGTCCAGGGCTAGGGGGCACCCTCGGGGGCTCGCTGGCAGGCCCATTCGGGGGCGCGCTGGGAGTGCCCGGGGCCAAAGAGTCGCGCGCTTTCAATTGCCATGTGGAGTATGAGAAGACAAACCGCGCGCGCAAGCACCGCCCGTGCCTATACGACCCGTCGCAGGTGTGCTTCACGGAGCACACGCAGAGCCAGGCCGCCTGGCTCTGTGCCAAGCCCTTCAAAGTCATTTGCATTTTCGTCTCCTTCCTCAGCTTTGATTACAAACTGGTGCAGAAGGTGTGCCCAGACTATAACTTTCAGAGCGAGCACCCCTACTTTGGATAG